In the Candidatus Eisenbacteria bacterium genome, GGAGTGATTCATGTGATCGACACCGTGATGATGCCGAAATGATCTAAATTATAATGTGTGGGGTATCATAGATTTTTGCTGAGAGTCTTTCGATCCCCCGCTATATTGGAACGATGAAGCAGAAAAGGTCGGAAACTATGGGTTTGTCACAAGTTGAGTTACAGCAACTGATCTCGATCGGTGATTTGAGTGAACTCACCGGGATTACACCGGATACGATTCGAGCTTGGGAGAGGCGTTATGGGAAACCGGTACCCATACGTCTGCCCTCAGGCCACCGGCGTTATTCAAGAAAGGACATACCTTGGCTGCGGCGTGTGGCGGAATCGCTGGCTCGTGGACACCGTCCCTCTAAAGTATTGTGCCTGACAAAGGAAGATTTGGATTCATTGCTCTTTCCTGAGGCGATGAAATGGCAGGATGATCCCAAGCTCAAAGCTATTCTCGAACACGCCCGGCACTTCCGTACCCGTAAAATCCGGGAAGAACTCGCGCAATACCGCGGACAGAACGACGTTAAAACTTTTTTGCAGGATGTGGTATCCCCGTTGTTAGCTTTCCTCGGGCGATCCTGGGCGGACGGCGTTTTAGAGATCCGCCATGAGCATTTTCTAAGCT is a window encoding:
- a CDS encoding MerR family DNA-binding transcriptional regulator, coding for MKQKRSETMGLSQVELQQLISIGDLSELTGITPDTIRAWERRYGKPVPIRLPSGHRRYSRKDIPWLRRVAESLARGHRPSKVLCLTKEDLDSLLFPEAMKWQDDPKLKAILEHARHFRTRKIREELAQYRGQNDVKTFLQDVVSPLLAFLGRSWADGVLEIRHEHFLSSLLEDELRTIRASIETNGGPLIVFATLSDENHGLGLQMAAIIAALNKMRVRMVGVNTPISEILGAVREIKADAVALSISVSTGGAETDRMLAELRKDLPPHVRIGVGGAGARGPRRGPRGIDYFNDFKSFETWLHSLENL